A single genomic interval of Ignavibacteria bacterium harbors:
- a CDS encoding ATP-dependent Clp protease ATP-binding subunit gives MDGNFSNRVQDVIRLSREEALRLGHDYIGTEHLLLGLIREGEGIAIRILKNLGVDLLKLKRAVEDTVRTSGGTLTIGNIPLTKSAEKVLRITQIESKIYKAEVIGTEHLLLSLLRDEENIACQILHQFHVSYDSARSELNNIMSGKSSSTPSHVPYERKPDKTKTPVLDNFGRDLTKLAAEDKLDPVIGREKEIERVVQILSRRKKNNPVLIGEQGVGKTAIAEGLALRIIQKKVPRVLYDKRVVTLDLAALVAGTKYRGQFEERMKALMNELEKAKEVILFIDELHTIVGAGGASGSLDASNMFKPALARGELQCIGATTLDEYRQYIEKDGALDRRFQKILVDPTTVDETIEILENIKYRYEEHHSVRYTDDAVKSSVVLSDRYITDRHLPDKAIDVLDEAGARVHLANIHVPQEILDLEEEIVKIKQQKIQVVKSQNYEEAARLRDMEHKFQNELEKAKKEWEKETSSVVHEVGEEDIASIVAMMTGIPVTRVAQSESEKLLKMEETIKKQIIGQDEAIIKLTKAIRRARAGLKDPKRPIGSFIFLGPTGVGKTELAKVLARYLFDSEDALVRIDMSEYMEKFSVSRLVGAPPGYVGYEEGGQLTEKVRRKPYSVVLLDEIEKAHPDVFNILLQVFDDGILTDGLGRRVDFKNTIIIMTSNVGTRDIKKAGMMGFGKKEIEDDYKHMKDTIEDSMKRLFNPEFLNRIDDYIVFHHLTKEHILEIIGLKLDDLWKRMSAQNVKISLTDQAKNFLVEKGYDPVYGARPLKRALQKYLEDPIAEEMLKGTFKEGNPVVVDHTNDEDLLRFNPSDSTESPSHDEEVEEKLKP, from the coding sequence ATGGACGGAAATTTTTCAAATAGAGTACAAGATGTGATAAGACTCAGTCGCGAAGAAGCTTTACGTTTAGGTCATGACTACATTGGCACGGAACATTTACTGCTTGGATTGATTCGCGAAGGAGAAGGGATTGCGATAAGAATTCTTAAGAACCTTGGTGTAGATCTTCTGAAACTTAAGCGAGCAGTCGAAGATACAGTAAGAACTTCGGGTGGAACCTTAACAATCGGAAATATACCGCTTACAAAATCAGCTGAGAAAGTACTCCGAATTACACAAATAGAATCAAAGATTTACAAAGCTGAAGTCATTGGGACTGAGCATTTACTACTTTCGTTATTACGAGATGAAGAGAACATTGCATGTCAGATTCTGCATCAATTTCATGTATCATACGATTCAGCCCGTTCTGAATTAAATAATATAATGAGTGGAAAATCATCTTCCACACCAAGTCATGTCCCATACGAACGAAAGCCTGATAAAACTAAAACTCCGGTTTTGGATAATTTTGGAAGAGATTTAACTAAACTCGCAGCAGAAGATAAATTGGATCCAGTTATCGGGAGAGAAAAAGAAATTGAACGAGTTGTTCAAATTCTCAGCCGGCGGAAAAAAAATAATCCTGTCTTGATCGGTGAACAAGGCGTTGGAAAAACTGCGATTGCAGAAGGATTGGCATTAAGAATAATTCAAAAGAAAGTCCCGCGAGTATTATACGATAAAAGAGTTGTTACGTTGGATTTAGCTGCACTTGTTGCTGGCACCAAATATCGTGGTCAGTTCGAAGAACGAATGAAAGCATTAATGAATGAATTAGAAAAAGCAAAAGAGGTAATACTCTTCATTGATGAACTACACACGATAGTCGGTGCAGGAGGTGCATCTGGTTCATTGGATGCATCGAATATGTTTAAGCCGGCACTTGCTAGAGGTGAACTGCAGTGCATTGGTGCGACTACGCTTGATGAATATCGACAGTACATCGAAAAAGATGGAGCTCTTGATAGAAGATTTCAAAAGATTCTTGTTGATCCAACAACGGTCGACGAAACAATCGAGATACTTGAAAATATAAAATACAGATATGAAGAGCATCACAGTGTTCGATATACAGATGATGCAGTGAAATCTTCAGTTGTGCTGAGTGACAGATACATTACAGATAGACATTTGCCCGACAAAGCAATTGATGTTTTAGATGAAGCCGGCGCCAGAGTTCATCTCGCGAACATACATGTTCCTCAAGAAATTCTTGACCTTGAAGAAGAAATTGTGAAGATCAAGCAGCAGAAAATTCAGGTTGTAAAAAGTCAAAACTATGAAGAAGCGGCTCGGCTCCGTGATATGGAACATAAATTCCAAAATGAACTTGAGAAAGCAAAGAAAGAGTGGGAAAAAGAAACAAGCTCGGTTGTACATGAAGTTGGCGAAGAAGATATTGCTTCAATAGTTGCTATGATGACAGGAATACCAGTAACTCGTGTTGCGCAATCAGAATCTGAAAAACTGCTCAAGATGGAAGAGACGATCAAAAAGCAAATAATCGGTCAAGATGAAGCAATCATTAAACTCACTAAAGCAATTCGACGTGCAAGAGCAGGCTTAAAAGATCCGAAACGCCCGATTGGAAGTTTTATTTTCCTTGGACCAACCGGAGTGGGAAAGACTGAGTTGGCAAAAGTTTTGGCGAGATATCTATTTGATTCTGAAGATGCTCTGGTAAGAATCGACATGTCTGAATATATGGAAAAGTTTTCCGTATCAAGATTAGTAGGAGCTCCTCCTGGTTATGTCGGATATGAAGAGGGCGGGCAACTTACAGAAAAAGTTCGCCGTAAACCTTATTCTGTTGTGTTGTTAGATGAAATTGAAAAAGCACATCCCGATGTGTTCAACATTCTTCTCCAAGTTTTCGACGATGGAATTTTAACCGATGGACTTGGGAGGAGAGTTGATTTTAAAAATACAATCATTATTATGACTTCTAACGTTGGTACTCGAGACATTAAAAAAGCTGGTATGATGGGATTCGGCAAGAAAGAAATCGAAGATGATTACAAACACATGAAAGATACGATTGAAGATTCAATGAAACGACTCTTCAATCCGGAATTTTTAAACCGAATTGACGATTACATTGTATTCCATCATCTCACAAAAGAACATATTCTCGAAATCATTGGACTGAAGTTAGACGATCTGTGGAAGAGAATGTCTGCGCAAAATGTTAAAATCAGTTTAACTGATCAGGCAAAGAATTTTCTTGTTGAAAAAGGATATGATCCCGTTTATGGTGCACGCCCATTGAAAAGAGCATTGCAAAAATATCTTGAAGATCCAATTGCAGAGGAAATGCTCAAAGGGACATTCAAAGAGGGTAATCCTGTCGTGGTGGATCACACTAACGATGAAGATCTGCTTCGATTCAATCCAAGCGATTCCACTGAATCACCATCCCATGATGAAGAAGTGGAAGAGAAGTTAAAACCTTAA
- a CDS encoding ATP-dependent helicase, with amino-acid sequence MVKKYSLKRVSNIGLDENLKPIEPKYKLDYKNLLNPAQLEAVMTTVGPVLVIAGAGTGKTRTLVFRVARLIESGVNPGSILLLTFTRKAAQEMLRRAAELIDSRAEKVAGGTFHSFANLILRKFANKIGLSSTFTILDQSDSEDVINLLRGNLGFDKNKRRFPKKQALADIFSLAVNRQRSVEEIVREDYHHFIDSLDDILLLNKEYHEFKKRNSMLDYDDLLLTLKKLLIENEDFRKYIHRTYKYIMVDEFQDTNKLQADIVTLLGGSRNIMVVGDDSQSIYSFRGANFKNIIDFPNQFKDAKLITIEENYRSTQAILNYTNEIIAHAKEKFPKVLFTKNSFGELPYLVSADSDNLQSKFIVDKVLELREEGIDLKEIAVLFRSGYLSFDLEIELNKVGIPFKKFGGMKFIETAHVKDLISLLRIINNPVDKISWFRVLQLLAGIGPKKARDIIDEIEKTSKTKFDLQKFIRNKNYPENVLTLFETLTKSSKPSLTPSDRLSLIIPYYEPLLREKYDDFHKRLKDLEIFQMISENYRSLNSFLDDLALEPPSSSVYDIAASGNEEEFLTLSTIHSAKGLEWHSVFVISVVEGFFPSARSAESFDDIEEERRLMYVACTRAKRNLFITYPMTMFERGNGLIYTKISRFLSPINNQHFDEWVLNEE; translated from the coding sequence ATGGTAAAAAAATACAGTCTAAAAAGAGTGTCTAATATCGGGCTCGATGAGAATCTTAAACCCATCGAGCCAAAATATAAACTTGATTATAAAAATCTCCTAAATCCTGCACAGTTAGAAGCAGTAATGACAACCGTAGGACCTGTACTTGTAATTGCTGGTGCAGGGACTGGGAAGACTCGCACGCTTGTATTTCGAGTTGCAAGATTAATAGAATCTGGAGTGAATCCTGGCTCAATTCTTCTTCTTACATTTACTCGCAAAGCCGCTCAGGAAATGCTGCGGCGGGCTGCAGAGCTAATCGATTCGAGAGCTGAAAAAGTTGCAGGCGGGACATTCCATTCATTCGCCAATTTAATTTTGAGAAAATTCGCGAATAAAATTGGGCTGAGTTCAACTTTCACAATTCTTGATCAATCTGACAGCGAAGATGTCATCAATCTTCTTAGAGGCAATTTAGGTTTTGATAAAAACAAAAGAAGATTTCCGAAGAAACAAGCTCTTGCCGATATTTTCAGCCTGGCAGTTAATCGCCAAAGATCTGTTGAGGAAATCGTTCGTGAAGATTATCATCATTTCATCGATTCACTTGATGATATACTCTTATTAAATAAAGAATATCATGAGTTCAAAAAACGAAATTCGATGCTTGATTACGACGATTTACTTCTAACGTTAAAAAAGCTTCTTATTGAGAATGAGGATTTCAGAAAATACATTCATCGGACTTATAAATATATTATGGTGGATGAATTTCAAGATACCAACAAACTTCAAGCTGATATCGTGACTTTGCTTGGCGGATCGCGGAATATTATGGTTGTCGGAGATGACTCGCAGAGTATCTATTCTTTTAGAGGAGCGAACTTTAAGAACATAATCGATTTCCCAAATCAATTTAAAGATGCTAAGCTTATAACTATCGAAGAGAATTATCGCAGCACGCAGGCAATTTTGAATTACACAAATGAAATCATTGCCCACGCTAAGGAAAAATTCCCAAAGGTTTTATTCACAAAAAATTCTTTTGGCGAGCTCCCCTATTTAGTTTCTGCAGATAGTGATAATCTTCAGTCGAAGTTCATAGTCGATAAGGTCCTCGAATTGCGAGAGGAAGGAATCGATTTAAAAGAAATTGCCGTTCTATTTCGGTCGGGATATCTCTCGTTTGATTTGGAAATTGAGTTGAATAAAGTCGGAATTCCATTTAAAAAATTCGGCGGGATGAAATTTATTGAAACCGCCCATGTGAAAGACTTAATCAGTCTATTGCGAATAATAAACAATCCAGTTGACAAAATAAGCTGGTTTAGAGTTCTTCAGCTCCTTGCCGGCATCGGGCCCAAAAAAGCACGTGACATTATAGATGAGATTGAAAAAACTTCAAAAACAAAATTCGATCTCCAAAAATTTATCCGTAATAAAAATTATCCCGAAAATGTTCTTACGCTTTTCGAGACATTAACAAAATCATCAAAGCCGTCTCTTACCCCATCGGATCGATTAAGTTTAATAATTCCCTATTACGAACCATTGCTGAGAGAAAAGTACGACGACTTTCACAAACGACTGAAAGACCTTGAAATCTTTCAAATGATTAGTGAAAATTATAGATCGTTGAACTCATTTCTTGATGACCTTGCACTCGAGCCTCCGAGTTCAAGCGTGTATGATATTGCTGCTTCTGGAAATGAAGAAGAATTCTTGACCTTAAGTACAATTCACTCTGCAAAAGGACTGGAGTGGCATTCCGTTTTTGTAATTTCTGTAGTCGAGGGTTTTTTCCCCAGTGCACGATCTGCAGAATCATTCGACGACATTGAAGAAGAACGGCGATTGATGTATGTTGCATGCACGAGAGCAAAAAGAAATCTCTTTATCACATATCCGATGACTATGTTCGAAAGAGGTAATGGTTTAATCTATACAAAAATATCTAGGTTCTTATCACCAATAAACAATCAACATTTTGATGAGTGGGTATTAAATGAAGAATAA
- a CDS encoding UPF0365 family protein: MEALTGLAFLIIIGLILFLIIFTYFIPVGLWITAYFAGVKVKIFSDLVGMRLRKVPPQIIVKSLITATKAGIVVETGKLEAHYLAGGNVQKVINALISADKANIDLSFERATAIDLAGRDVLEAVKMSVNPKVIETPPIAAIAKDGIQVRAIARVTVRANIERLVGGAGEATIIARVGEGIVTTIGSSNSHKEVLENPDRISKTVLEKGLDAGTAFEILSIDIADVDVGENIGAKLQTDQAEADLKIARAKAEERRAAAVATEQEMVAEVQKMKAKVIEAEAEIPKAIAEAFREGNLGIMDYYNIRNIQADTDMRQSISKGPGKKEEK, from the coding sequence ATGGAAGCATTAACGGGATTAGCATTTCTTATAATTATCGGACTAATACTTTTTCTAATCATATTTACCTATTTCATCCCTGTAGGATTATGGATCACAGCATATTTTGCCGGAGTAAAGGTTAAAATATTTTCCGATTTGGTCGGAATGAGGCTGAGGAAAGTCCCACCTCAAATTATCGTAAAAAGTTTAATCACTGCTACTAAAGCTGGAATCGTTGTCGAAACCGGTAAACTCGAAGCTCACTATCTTGCTGGCGGAAACGTTCAAAAAGTAATCAATGCTCTTATCTCAGCGGATAAAGCAAATATCGATTTAAGCTTTGAACGAGCAACAGCAATAGACCTCGCTGGCAGAGATGTATTAGAAGCAGTAAAAATGAGCGTCAATCCAAAAGTTATTGAGACACCGCCTATCGCAGCTATTGCAAAAGATGGAATTCAAGTTCGGGCAATCGCACGAGTTACTGTTCGAGCCAACATTGAACGATTGGTTGGCGGTGCAGGTGAAGCAACAATTATTGCAAGAGTTGGTGAAGGAATTGTCACTACAATTGGTTCATCCAATTCTCATAAAGAAGTACTTGAAAATCCCGATCGAATTTCTAAGACTGTTTTAGAAAAAGGATTGGATGCAGGAACCGCATTTGAAATTTTATCAATCGATATTGCGGATGTCGATGTTGGTGAGAACATTGGTGCAAAATTGCAGACAGACCAAGCGGAAGCCGACTTGAAAATTGCCCGTGCAAAAGCCGAAGAGAGACGCGCAGCTGCAGTTGCAACCGAACAAGAAATGGTCGCAGAAGTACAAAAGATGAAAGCAAAAGTTATTGAAGCCGAAGCTGAAATTCCAAAAGCTATTGCTGAAGCATTTAGAGAAGGGAATCTCGGTATAATGGATTACTACAATATTCGCAACATTCAAGCTGATACAGATATGCGGCAATCTATTTCAAAAGGTCCCGGCAAAAAAGAAGAAAAATAA
- a CDS encoding glycosyltransferase has translation MELLLSVIILFLVFYYFFLVLVLIAKFKGTKQSQMPFEQKFISVIVSAKNEEKNISGLIRSLVSQTYPLEKYEIIIVDDYSTDSTRELILKASNELLNLRYIDNRNNPSMDKGKKSALTYGISQSNGEIILLTDADCRPGKDWITSVTSQFDSEISAVIGFSPFAVKKGFFNTFIRYENIKSSFLMSVFYFIGLPYLSFGRNFAYRRSVFEMIRGFTSINHSLSGDDDLFLQRLRKSGKNIQLTSAKDSIVFSEPADSIKKYFRQKTRHLSASKYYPMKLKFLLGAYYIGNLFLTITFLVSILFSRIDLALLSLPKFLLDVVSISYTSRKISSSLSPLQIIFGELAYTLFYPIVGVLSRRKNIRW, from the coding sequence ATGGAATTACTGCTGTCCGTGATAATTCTTTTTTTAGTCTTTTATTACTTTTTTTTAGTGCTTGTACTAATTGCTAAATTTAAGGGTACAAAGCAAAGTCAAATGCCATTCGAACAAAAATTTATCAGTGTAATTGTCTCTGCAAAAAATGAAGAAAAAAATATTAGCGGGCTGATCCGTTCTCTTGTGTCGCAAACTTATCCTTTGGAGAAGTATGAAATAATAATTGTTGATGACTATTCAACTGACTCGACACGCGAATTAATTTTAAAAGCATCAAATGAATTATTAAATCTTAGATATATAGATAACCGAAACAATCCCTCGATGGACAAAGGGAAAAAATCTGCACTTACATACGGAATTTCTCAATCAAATGGCGAGATAATTCTCCTCACCGATGCAGATTGCAGACCAGGTAAAGATTGGATAACAAGTGTTACATCTCAATTTGATTCCGAAATATCCGCTGTTATTGGTTTTTCACCGTTCGCCGTTAAAAAAGGATTTTTTAATACATTTATCAGGTATGAAAATATTAAATCTTCTTTTCTAATGAGCGTTTTCTATTTTATTGGGCTCCCATACTTGAGCTTTGGCAGAAATTTCGCTTACAGGCGAAGCGTTTTCGAAATGATTCGCGGCTTCACGTCAATCAATCATTCTCTTAGCGGAGATGATGATTTGTTCCTCCAAAGATTGCGGAAAAGCGGCAAAAATATTCAATTAACTTCTGCGAAAGATTCAATTGTTTTTTCAGAACCAGCGGATTCGATTAAAAAATATTTCCGACAAAAGACGAGACATCTATCTGCTAGTAAATACTATCCAATGAAATTAAAATTTTTACTTGGTGCATACTACATAGGAAATTTATTTTTGACAATTACATTTTTGGTATCCATACTTTTTAGCCGAATTGATTTAGCTCTGCTCTCGCTTCCTAAATTTTTACTTGATGTTGTATCAATCTCTTATACTTCTAGGAAAATAAGTTCAAGCCTGTCTCCTCTTCAAATTATTTTCGGTGAATTGGCATATACTTTATTCTATCCAATAGTTGGAGTTTTATCTAGAAGAAAAAATATCCGATGGTGA
- a CDS encoding T9SS type A sorting domain-containing protein, which translates to MKKSFLIFLFAVISVSVNAQVEYSSRLAEKLEQMSNIEYVRVLCLLRDRVDIEALDKQLYAENASLERRAYEVITRLQEKANITQTNLKNFLASKVFTNEVKAFESLWVTNLIVVEATKPIIQELLRNSEIESMDIDAMLRLDPYVNEGDSPPKAAGTETGLKVVGADKVWKLGITGAGSIVMGIDTGVEGTHPAFASRWRGNFVPASQAWFDPETSTTSPNDCDSHGTHTMGTMCGRAGSDTIGMAFDAQWIAAKTICSSPATSKNLAAFQWAMNPDGNPSTIDDMPTAINNSWYDPNTTNQCSGTYKTTFDAVEAAGIAIVFSAGNNGPNASTITMPKNINTDDVNVFCVANVNGNTIGYPIASSSSRGPSTCGGTGSLLIKPEVSAPGTSVRSATLGGSYGTKSGTSMASPHVVGAIALLKQAAPHLTGRQLKLALYNTAVDLGEPGEDNTYGKGIIDVYAALLYLGSRDSIGPTRITNLAVTAPGSNSLKLTWTAPHDTSPGGVTQYDIRYTTSGMITDTNSFNSATKILNSPKPDSTGMPQSINIAGLASSTTYNFAIRSRDVWGNWSEVSNSPSGVTLANPNLSLNRDSLSFVKPKDVAFSDSVMVSNTSSSPSTLDFEVVLQNHTFPTKSFSIKALPVWDESMRASNDKSNNPSGNGISIEGSGGPDLYGYRWKDSDEASGPRFTWSSISTIGTAITLNDDAFSLQTLPFNFNFYGNNYNSVEVVSNGYLRFTNYTTTYPTNGAIPATALPNNGIYGFWDDLAPNQGGNVYVYSDAVGGKFIVEYNNVARYNNTTSRVTFQIELQRSGSITYRYLSMVGTMNSATIGIENSTGTDGLQVVYNNNYVKDSLAIKFQKEPEWLNLNRLSGSIAQGNSLALVLQMNTAELLAGIYRMEMKVTSNDTSKPTAIVPVRLMVIDSSASAASSFSTQAGWNLISIPLQAVLKTKSDLFPTSNSNAYGYSNVYTIKDTLELGYGYWLKFPSNQNHTIFGNNVSSTSVPLNNGWNMIGSLNDSITISTITTTPPGILASVFYGYNSGYYTASVIEKGKGYWIKSNNSGTLNLSTTLAKDGSSGLAAFIDPDWPMLRISDASGNNTNLYLSNSSVSEIYELPPAPPIGIFDARFTNNKFAGNINETNLIQFSSSSYPIEIEVLNSKSSFKIEDVVNGNLLKQTLSENQKIIVTNPAINSVRLNSNAAPTSYSLDQNYPNPFNPSTNIKFQIPITSKVSLVVYDVLGREVASLVNEVRESGVYNVIFNSEQFGLSSGIYFYRLVVSGANPLAAGEFTSIKKLILMK; encoded by the coding sequence ATGAAAAAATCTTTTCTCATTTTCTTATTTGCGGTCATTTCGGTTTCAGTTAATGCTCAAGTTGAATATTCTTCCCGTCTTGCTGAAAAATTAGAGCAAATGTCGAATATCGAATATGTGCGTGTACTTTGTTTGCTTCGTGATCGTGTAGACATTGAAGCTCTTGACAAACAACTTTATGCAGAGAATGCTTCACTTGAAAGAAGAGCTTATGAAGTTATCACTCGTCTTCAGGAAAAGGCAAATATTACTCAAACCAATCTGAAAAATTTTTTAGCTTCAAAAGTATTTACTAACGAAGTTAAAGCTTTTGAATCTTTATGGGTTACAAACCTAATTGTTGTAGAAGCAACAAAACCTATTATCCAAGAATTATTGCGCAATTCAGAAATTGAGTCCATGGATATTGATGCAATGCTTCGGCTGGATCCCTATGTCAACGAAGGTGATTCACCGCCAAAAGCTGCTGGGACAGAGACCGGATTAAAAGTCGTTGGAGCTGATAAAGTGTGGAAACTCGGCATCACCGGAGCTGGAAGTATCGTAATGGGAATAGATACAGGTGTAGAAGGAACTCATCCTGCTTTCGCCTCACGATGGCGTGGGAATTTTGTTCCAGCAAGTCAAGCATGGTTCGATCCTGAAACAAGTACAACATCCCCTAACGATTGCGACAGCCACGGCACTCATACAATGGGGACAATGTGCGGACGTGCTGGCTCCGATACAATCGGAATGGCATTCGATGCACAGTGGATCGCAGCAAAAACTATTTGTTCTTCTCCTGCTACGAGTAAAAATTTAGCAGCTTTTCAATGGGCAATGAATCCAGATGGAAATCCATCGACGATAGACGATATGCCAACTGCAATTAATAATTCGTGGTACGATCCAAACACGACAAATCAATGTTCAGGTACTTACAAAACTACATTTGACGCGGTTGAAGCTGCCGGAATAGCAATTGTATTTAGTGCAGGAAATAACGGACCTAATGCTTCCACCATCACTATGCCCAAAAATATTAATACCGATGATGTGAATGTTTTTTGCGTAGCGAATGTTAATGGAAATACAATTGGTTATCCGATTGCAAGTTCATCAAGCCGCGGTCCTTCGACTTGCGGAGGAACTGGTTCGCTCTTGATCAAACCCGAAGTCTCTGCACCAGGTACATCAGTTCGTTCAGCAACACTTGGCGGATCCTACGGTACTAAATCTGGAACATCAATGGCATCTCCTCATGTTGTTGGAGCAATAGCTTTATTGAAACAAGCTGCACCGCATTTAACTGGCAGACAATTGAAATTAGCTTTGTATAATACAGCAGTTGATTTAGGAGAACCGGGAGAAGATAATACTTACGGAAAGGGGATCATCGATGTATATGCCGCCCTTCTTTATTTAGGAAGTAGAGATTCTATCGGTCCAACAAGAATAACCAATCTTGCTGTTACAGCGCCTGGATCAAACAGTTTAAAGTTGACCTGGACAGCTCCCCATGATACATCACCAGGCGGTGTTACACAATACGACATTCGCTACACAACAAGCGGAATGATCACAGACACGAATTCCTTTAATTCAGCAACGAAAATTTTAAATTCGCCTAAACCTGATAGTACTGGTATGCCGCAATCCATTAATATTGCTGGATTAGCTTCTAGCACAACATATAATTTTGCTATTCGCTCGAGAGATGTCTGGGGAAACTGGTCAGAAGTTTCAAATAGTCCAAGTGGAGTGACACTCGCAAATCCGAATTTATCTTTAAATAGAGATTCACTTTCATTCGTTAAACCGAAAGATGTTGCTTTCAGTGATTCTGTAATGGTCAGTAACACTAGTTCTTCTCCATCCACGCTCGATTTCGAAGTCGTACTTCAGAATCATACTTTCCCAACAAAGAGCTTTTCAATTAAAGCTCTGCCCGTATGGGATGAAAGCATGAGAGCTTCAAATGATAAATCGAATAATCCAAGCGGAAACGGAATATCAATCGAAGGAAGCGGTGGTCCGGATCTTTACGGTTATAGATGGAAAGATAGTGACGAAGCCAGTGGGCCGAGATTTACTTGGTCGTCGATTTCGACTATCGGTACAGCGATAACATTGAATGATGATGCATTCTCCCTTCAGACTTTGCCATTTAATTTTAACTTTTATGGAAATAACTACAATTCTGTAGAAGTTGTCAGCAATGGTTATTTAAGATTTACGAATTACACAACAACCTATCCAACGAATGGAGCAATTCCCGCAACAGCTCTTCCGAACAATGGAATTTATGGTTTTTGGGATGATCTGGCACCAAATCAAGGCGGAAATGTTTATGTCTATTCTGATGCAGTTGGAGGTAAATTTATTGTAGAATACAACAATGTGGCTAGATATAACAATACTACAAGCAGAGTTACTTTTCAAATTGAACTTCAGAGAAGCGGATCAATTACATATCGATATTTGAGCATGGTGGGAACGATGAACAGTGCTACAATCGGAATTGAAAACAGCACAGGAACAGATGGACTTCAGGTCGTTTATAATAATAATTATGTCAAAGATAGTCTTGCCATTAAATTCCAAAAAGAACCTGAATGGTTGAACTTAAATAGACTTTCCGGTTCTATAGCACAGGGAAATTCATTAGCATTAGTTCTTCAGATGAACACGGCTGAGCTTCTTGCAGGCATTTATAGAATGGAAATGAAAGTTACAAGTAACGATACATCAAAGCCAACAGCAATCGTACCGGTTCGATTGATGGTAATCGATTCGTCAGCTTCTGCCGCATCGAGTTTCTCGACACAAGCCGGATGGAATCTAATTTCGATTCCGCTCCAAGCTGTTTTGAAAACAAAGAGCGATCTTTTCCCAACGTCAAATTCAAATGCTTATGGTTATTCAAATGTATATACCATCAAAGATACACTTGAACTTGGGTACGGCTACTGGTTGAAATTTCCATCGAATCAAAATCACACTATATTTGGAAATAATGTCAGCTCAACAAGTGTCCCTCTTAATAATGGATGGAACATGATCGGTTCATTGAACGATAGCATTACAATTTCTACAATCACCACAACTCCTCCTGGAATTTTGGCTTCAGTCTTTTATGGATATAACAGCGGTTATTACACTGCTTCCGTAATCGAAAAAGGAAAAGGATATTGGATCAAATCGAACAATTCCGGAACATTGAATTTATCAACTACACTTGCAAAAGATGGTAGTTCTGGTTTAGCGGCATTTATTGATCCAGATTGGCCAATGCTGAGAATATCAGATGCATCTGGAAACAACACAAATCTTTATTTAAGTAATTCATCTGTTTCGGAGATTTACGAATTACCTCCGGCTCCGCCGATCGGGATCTTTGATGCGAGATTCACCAATAACAAATTTGCTGGAAATATAAACGAAACGAATTTAATTCAATTCTCTTCATCAAGCTATCCAATTGAAATTGAAGTATTGAATTCAAAATCTTCATTTAAGATCGAAGACGTGGTGAATGGTAATTTGTTAAAACAGACTCTAAGTGAAAACCAGAAAATTATTGTTACAAATCCAGCAATTAATTCGGTTAGATTAAATTCCAATGCTGCACCGACTTCGTATTCGCTTGATCAGAATTATCCGAATCCGTTTAACCCCAGTACGAATATCAAATTCCAAATCCCGATTACGAGTAAAGTTAGTTTAGTTGTGTATGATGTGCTCGGAAGGGAAGTTGCCTCTCTGGTTAATGAAGTTAGAGAATCAGGTGTATATAATGTAATATTCAACTCAGAGCAGTTCGGACTTTCGAGCGGAATTTATTTCTATCGGCTTGTGGTGAGCGGAGCGAATCCATTGGCTGCTGGAGAATTTACCTCAATTAAAAAATTAATTTTGATGAAATAA
- a CDS encoding Appr-1-p processing protein, with translation MKIFIKKGDITISETDAIVNAANDHLWMGAGVAGAIKRVGGSIIEAEAVSKGPIPIGSAIETNSGILLSKFVIHAAVMGQDLITSELYIRDATLNTLKLCDKLQISSVSFPAFGTGVGGFSKEKCAETMLNAVLNYQPQSLEEIHFYLFDEETKNIFQSTYEGLICEAD, from the coding sequence ATGAAGATTTTTATTAAAAAAGGTGATATCACAATTTCAGAAACCGATGCAATTGTCAATGCAGCGAATGACCATCTTTGGATGGGAGCTGGTGTTGCAGGTGCAATTAAACGTGTCGGTGGAAGCATTATTGAAGCTGAGGCAGTTTCAAAAGGTCCAATACCTATAGGGTCTGCAATAGAAACAAATTCCGGAATCCTCTTATCGAAATTTGTTATACATGCAGCAGTAATGGGTCAGGATTTAATCACCTCAGAATTATATATTCGAGATGCAACGTTAAACACGCTCAAGCTTTGTGATAAATTGCAGATCAGTTCAGTTTCATTTCCAGCTTTCGGGACTGGAGTCGGTGGATTTTCAAAAGAGAAGTGTGCGGAGACAATGTTGAATGCTGTATTAAACTACCAGCCGCAGAGTCTCGAGGAAATTCACTTTTATTTATTCGATGAGGAAACCAAAAATATTTTTCAAAGCACTTATGAAGGATTGATTTGTGAAGCAGATTGA